In Manis pentadactyla isolate mManPen7 chromosome 3, mManPen7.hap1, whole genome shotgun sequence, a single window of DNA contains:
- the CHRAC1 gene encoding chromatin accessibility complex protein 1: protein MADAAVGRDKGAEQRLVSLPLSRIRVIMKSSPEVSSINQEALVLTAKATELFVQYLAAYSYRHGSGKEKRALAYSDLSSTAEESETFQFLADILPKKILASKYLKTLKEKREEDENDNGESDGDEAES from the exons ATGGCAGACGCGGCCGTGGGCAGAGACAAGGGCGCCGAGCAGCGGCTCGTGTCGCTGCCCCTGTCCCGCATCCGGGTCATCATGAAGAGCTCCCCGGAGGTGTCCAGCATCAACCAGGAAGCCCTGGTGCTCACGGCCAAGGCCACG GAACTCTTTGTTCAGTATCTAGCCGCCTATTCCTACAGACACGGCAGTGGAAAAGAGAAGAGAGCGCTGGCTTACAGCGATTTATCAAGTACTGCGGAAGAATCAGAGACGTTCCAGTTTCTCGCAG ATATATTGCCAAAGAAGATTTTAGCTAGTAAATATCTGAAAACGCTTAAAGAGAAGAGGGAAGAAGATGAGAATGACAACGGTGAAAGTGATGGTGACGAAGCAGAATCCTGA